The segment AGCAGTCGTAACCATATTGCTAAGAGTCCCGCTTACCGAGACCTTTAATGGTAATTCACAATCTTATcagatgagattgaaaaagatctGATAACATTTGGAACCCCTATAACGCATCACAATCTAATAAAATGATAAAACAATAATGCGTTATAGGAAAGAAGACCGGGTTCACCTTTTACGTCATCTGAAATCCAATTCGTATACGGTGGATTCTGTCACTAGCTCGGGCAGCTAATTATTATCAGATCCGATGCCAATCATGGGATCAGCGGGGTGAAAATTTAATCCTGGGATATCCGCTAGTGGAAACAGTTAGGCTCGAGCTAATGGAGAAATTCCATTATTTCAACTTGCCAAACAACAAGGATGAATATCTTTTGTCTTATATTAACTTACTAACCAACAACTTCCCTAACTGTAGGCTAAAACGATGACACTCTTCCCGGTCGGTTCCTTCTATCTTTCGAGTTGAGTCATGGTAGTTGCGTGTTTGGCGAGCTTCTATGCTCGAAGTCGCACTATCGTGCTGCACCCACACACGTAACGCAATATGGCTATGGATCCTGACCAGCATAGAGATAGTGGCTTTACTGCTTTACTCTCAATGGAAGGAGGTTTGATATCATGATCTTTAATACCCGAACACGCCGACTTCGAATCAAACATAATTGTTCAATGAAGTGCAACTTGTGCTATTTCTAACCGGATTGAATACACGGCTGGATTCCagctttccttcttcaaatctCAGATCACCGCCAAAACCCCACGACCATAAGTTCTGGATTGTCAAACAGGATGGGTTCTGTACATACTGATGATTTACAAGGTCAACATTCGCCTGGAAATGGGTTTGTTGACTTATTACCTGGTCAGCCTGATAGCGAAGGCTTTAGGGCTTTCAATGTGAAGGGACTTTCGTTTGATCAGATTTTTACTCCAACTGGCATGAGAGAAGAAATCTTACTTTTATCCTGGCTCATCGTGCTATTAAGGATACAGGATGAAGGTAGCCAGATATCTTATGATTGGGCCTATAAAACTAGAGAGAATGATTTCGAGCATGAGCCCGTGAAGGGGTGTCTTTCGCTAGGCGAAGTGATGAAGACATCGCGAGATAATGTCCGGCAGGTTACTTCGGAAatttcacatcatatcacgaAAATTGCATCAAGTCAGGATGTTGCTATTTCAAGTCCTGTATCGCTTCTACTGAGCACCAGTTCTTTATCCCAAACGTCGGAAGAGGCGATAGATGAAGTGAGCCAATAATCCAATTATGTTGCCAAGTCGCTAATGGTAGTGAGCAAAGGGTGTCCTCCACCTCGAATTACGTTTTACGAACGATCTTCTCGAAATACGACCCCTATGGCATACCGAAACCATACTAGAATTTACAGCCACACACTTCGTCGAGAGTCTAGTTGACACCATCAAACTGTGCATTTCAACTCCCGAAGTTTCAATCGAAGACTGTCTCCACCCAACGTCACGTGATCTGAATGAGATTTGGCGGTGGAATCACCAATTACCTCCAACATACAGCTCTTGTATGCATGATATGATTTCCGAAAGAGCGAAAACTTTGCCTACTAAAGTGGCGATTGATTCCTGGGATGGCAGTTTGACATACGGACAAATTGACCAATATTCCACTTTTCTGGCGTGTTCTCTCAGAGAAATGGGTGTCAAGCTACATGACGTCCTGCCTGTGTGTTTTGAAAAGTCGAGATGGACGATAGTAGCTGTACTTGCGGTGATGAAAGTTGGGGCAACTTTGTTGATGACTGATCCAACGCTTCCGCTTGCGCGCCTTCAAAATATGGCCGAACAAGTAGATGCAAAACTGATAGTGACATCTCGCGCCCAGTATGATTTTTCAAGATTAATCGTTCCAAATGGAAAGATTATGGTTGTAGAAGAGAGCACATTCACGAACTCTTCCGATTTACCCGCTAGCTCACCGCTAGAGACTGTACCAGCATCTGCTTTAATGTACATAATTTTTACTTCTGGCAGCACGGGTACGCCGAAAGGAGTCATGCTTTCGCACGAGACTTATACAAGCAGTGCTGTTGCTAGGGCGAAAGCAGTTGGATATACGGAGGAGTCGAGGGTTCTTGATTTCGCGGCTTACGCTTTCGATGTCAGCATTGACAGTATGCTGCTGACTCTTGGAAATGGCGGATGTCTGTGTATCCCCTCAGATGAAGATCGACTGAATGACATAAACGGAGTAATGCGAAACATGCAGGTCAATTACGCAGGCTTAACCCCTTCAGTTGCTCGAATTCTGGACACGGACGTTATAAAATCGCTTCACGCCTTGGGTCTTGGAGGAGAGGCATCATCAGTGAGAGATGTCAACACTTGGGGTCAACATACAAGAATTGTCATAGGCTATGGTCCTTGCGAGTGTACAATCGGATGCACAATAAACAGCGACACAGCTACTGGTAGAAATTATGTTTCTATCGGGGAAGGAAATGGGGCTGCGATTTGGATTACTCACCCCGACAACCATGAACAACTAATGCCTGTGGGTGCTGTAGGTGAACTACTTATCGAGGGGCCTATTGTAGGGCAAGGCTATCTGAATGATCCTGCGAAGACTGCTGCATCTTTCATCAAAGACCCATCGTGGCTTACTGCAGGTCACAGTGGGTATGCTGGTCGTCAAGGGCGTCTATACAAATCGGGAGATCTTGGAAAATATGATCCTGACGGCTCTGGAGGTATTATTTTCGTTGGGAGGAAAGACACACAAGTCAAATTGCGTGGACAGCGTGTTGAACTTGGTGAGATTGAAAGTCAGCTGATGGCCAGGCTACCATCGGAGATCAGTGCGATTGCTGAGGTGATTACACCCCAGGGACTCGGAGGACAACCTACATTAGTCGCATTTATTGGGCCGCAACAGAAGAAGGGACAGGAGGGTACTGACATAAGTTCGATTCAGCCGTCCGAAGAGCTAAGTCAAGCGCTGTCAAAAGCCAATTCCGAATTGACCAAGGTTCTTCCACGATATATGATACCAACCGCATGTATTCCAGTCAACTACATCCCCGTTCTGATCTCAAGCAAGATTGATCGTAAACGACTGAGGCTATTTGGTACTACCGTGGATTTGCGGGACGTGAATGAAGAAACAACCAAAACCAGTACTCGAGATTTGACTGATCTTGAGAAGCGTTTGCGCCAGGCCTGGGGTCATATATTAAAGCTCGATGCAGAATCCATTCGAATCGATGACAACTTTTTTGCATTGGGTGGAGACTCTTTGGCGGCAATGAAACTCGTTACTGTCTGTAGAGAGGATGGACTGGATCTTAGCGTCATTAACACTTTCGGCCACCCCACACTCTCAGCAATGGCCGAAGTCGTCCATGTCTCTAGCTCGGAAACAAAGACTGAAATTCCAGCATTTTCAATGATTTCCCAATCAGCTGAAAGTGCTTGTCTTGAAGCATCGCAGGTCTGTGGGACCGACCAGACAGCTATCGAGAACATATACCCATGTACACCTACTCAAGAGTCATTGTTCACATTTGCGCTCAAGTCAACAGAGGTCTACGTCGCTCAAAGAGTTACATGTATTCCATCTCATATCGAGCTCGATGCCTGGAAGAAAGCATGGGAGAATGTTGTTGCGGCCATCCCTATTCTCCGCACTCGCGTAGCTCAGCTCCAAGAACCTGGCCTTCAGCAAGTTATACTCAAGGAAGGTATCTCCTGGAGAAGTTCAAGCAACCTGGAACAATATCTTGAATGTGATCGAAATGAGAGAATGGATCTAGGACACAGCTTAGCTCGATATGCTATTGTCAATCAGCCAGACGATGATAACCGATATATGGTCTGGACTATTCACCATGTAGTGTATGATGGATGGTCGGAACCTCTGCTGTTGAAAGCAGTCAGCAACGCTTTGCAGGGtcaaaatatcgaaagtCAGGCATATATGAGTGACTTTGTCAAATATGTGCGTGATACAGATGAAGTAGCTATGCAAGAATTCTGGCAAAATGAATTGGATGACGCCGTTGGACCGCAATTTCCTCGATTGCCGTCTAGAGACTACTTGCCAACTCCAGATGCGAATCTCGAAATCAATATAAGCCTTGACCGAAGCACTAAATTCCCCTTTACAATGGCAACATTAATTCGTGGTGCGTGGGCGCTTGTCGCATCACAATACACTGGAAGCGACGATGTGGTATTTGGTGAGACTCTCGCAGGTCGGGATATCTCATTGAAGGGCGTCGAAAGTATTGTTGGTCCATTGATCGCAACAGTGCCCGTTCGCGTAAATGTCAGCCGATCAAGCTCCATTGAGGCTTATCTACAGAGTGTGCAGCAAAGTATGTTGGCCCGCATACCATATCAACATATGGGGATGCAAAACATTCGGAAAGTCAGCCAGGATGCTCAACATGCATGCGAGGCTGGCACAGGGTTGGTGATCAATTCAGAACCGGAATATGTGGGTAGCGACCTCGGATTCAAGTCAGGAGATGTAGAGCATGaatctcttcatttcaatcCTTATCCGCTGATGCTGGCCTGTGGAATTCGTAAGACTGGGTTCAGAATCTGCGCGAATTTTGACAGCAGCCTGGTTGAGATTGCTCAAATGGAACGAATGCTTGCacaattgaagatggctTGTTCGCAGTTAACCAAAGATCTCTCTAGGAGAATTGATGAAGTATCATGTCTGCCAGAGGCGGAATTGAACCAAATCTGGCAGTGGAACCAAACTCCTCCACTTTCCTTGGACAAATCGTCGAAGAGGGTCCGAGCAGACGCAAGTATCAGGCAAGGGTCTACTTACCCCCCGGCAGTCGTTTCTTGGGTATGTGATCCTCGAAACCCATCTCTACTTTCGCCTATCGGCTGTATTGGAGAGCTCTGGCTTGAAGGAGCTTTTTCTTCGGACGAAGCTGTTGAATCTCCAGCCTGGCTCGTAGCCGGAAGCTCTACATGCGGTGGCCGCACTGGCAAATTGCAACCCACAGGCGATATGGTTCGTTTACTAGAGGACAAGAGCTTAGTATTTGTCGgtcgaaaagaaaatgtcATGCCAGTTCAAGGACATGCAGTGGATATTACTGAACTCGAGGCCCACTTCGCCAAATACCTCCCACAAGCCGTGCGTGCTGCTGCCGCCGTATATCAACCATCATCAGATGACTCTCAACAAACCTCAAAGCAAGAGCTACTGGTATTCGTAGAACAACAGCTACCTGAAGAAGGAGATATCGAAGTCATATTAGCAGAGCACCAGCTAGTCTGCAATGCACCAGACATGCAAAGTTTCAAGGCGACTGTTTGTACCAAGATCTCCTTGAGTCTTGCTCTCGCACTCAAAAAGCTCGATAAATTCATCCAAGACTCTCTTCCTTCATACATGATGCCCTTTGCATATATCATAGTTGACAAActgccaaaagaaaagaagaatgtggatcatgatttattaaatctgCTAGCTTCGAACATTCCTCGATCTGTGCTTTCCGATCTTCGTCAAGGCTTCAAAGAGGTTTGGTCAAACAATTCAGCAAAGCAGAATTTAACGAATTCGGAAAGTATTCTTCAAGCCGCATGGGCGAATGTACTTGGAATCCCTTCGGAGaagattgatgttgatgacaACTTTTTCCGCCTCGGAGGTGACTCTGTCATGGCGATGAAACTAGTGTCAGGTCTTCGTGTGCAAGGTCATGTTCTAACAGTAGCTGACATCTTCCAACATATGCGTCTTGGTGATGCTGCTAAAGTACTAAAGGTAGACCGAGCATCAGCGAACAAGGTTCAGCCTTACAAGCCATTCTCAACACTGAACAATCCAGACATCAATACATTCTTGTCCCAAGTCGTCCGGCCAAAGCTTGCAGACCCAAACTGGACCATTCAAGATGTGTGTCCGGTAACTGACTCTCAAGCACTTGACATCAGAGGAACCATTCAATCATTGCGCACTTCCGTGCAATATACTATGTTGTACTTCGATGAAAGCATTGATCGCCTGCAACTATTCCGTGCCTGCAAAGCGCTCATTCAAAACCATGCAATTCTACGCACTGTTTTTATTGAGCATGAATCGAACTTTTTCCAAGTGGTTGTTGGTGAGTTAGATAACCCTGAAATCAATACGCTACGAGCCGAAGATATTGAGCAATGTGCCACCGAGGTTTGCACAAGAGACATTGAATCAGGCTTCCACCTAGGCTCCTCTTTTCTTAGATTGCTTCACGCCGAAG is part of the Botrytis cinerea B05.10 chromosome 1, complete sequence genome and harbors:
- the Bcnrps6 gene encoding Bcnrps6 gives rise to the protein MGSVHTDDLQGQHSPGNGFVDLLPGQPDSEGFRAFNVKGLSFDQIFTPTGMREEILLLSWLIVLLRIQDEGSQISYDWAYKTRENDFEHEPVKGCLSLGEVMKTSRDNVRQVTSEISHHITKIASSQDVAISSPVSLLLSTSSLSQTSEEAIDEGVLHLELRFTNDLLEIRPLWHTETILEFTATHFVESLVDTIKLCISTPEVSIEDCLHPTSRDLNEIWRWNHQLPPTYSSCMHDMISERAKTLPTKVAIDSWDGSLTYGQIDQYSTFLACSLREMGVKLHDVLPVCFEKSRWTIVAVLAVMKVGATLLMTDPTLPLARLQNMAEQVDAKLIVTSRAQYDFSRLIVPNGKIMVVEESTFTNSSDLPASSPLETVPASALMYIIFTSGSTGTPKGVMLSHETYTSSAVARAKAVGYTEESRVLDFAAYAFDVSIDSMLLTLGNGGCLCIPSDEDRLNDINGVMRNMQVNYAGLTPSVARILDTDVIKSLHALGLGGEASSVRDVNTWGQHTRIVIGYGPCECTIGCTINSDTATGRNYVSIGEGNGAAIWITHPDNHEQLMPVGAVGELLIEGPIVGQGYLNDPAKTAASFIKDPSWLTAGHSGYAGRQGRLYKSGDLGKYDPDGSGGIIFVGRKDTQVKLRGQRVELGEIESQLMARLPSEISAIAEVITPQGLGGQPTLVAFIGPQQKKGQEGTDISSIQPSEELSQALSKANSELTKVLPRYMIPTACIPVNYIPVLISSKIDRKRLRLFGTTVDLRDVNEETTKTSTRDLTDLEKRLRQAWGHILKLDAESIRIDDNFFALGGDSLAAMKLVTVCREDGLDLSVINTFGHPTLSAMAEVVHVSSSETKTEIPAFSMISQSAESACLEASQVCGTDQTAIENIYPCTPTQESLFTFALKSTEVYVAQRVTCIPSHIELDAWKKAWENVVAAIPILRTRVAQLQEPGLQQVILKEGISWRSSSNLEQYLECDRNERMDLGHSLARYAIVNQPDDDNRYMVWTIHHVVYDGWSEPLLLKAVSNALQGQNIESQAYMSDFVKYVRDTDEVAMQEFWQNELDDAVGPQFPRLPSRDYLPTPDANLEINISLDRSTKFPFTMATLIRGAWALVASQYTGSDDVVFGETLAGRDISLKGVESIVGPLIATVPVRVNVSRSSSIEAYLQSVQQSMLARIPYQHMGMQNIRKVSQDAQHACEAGTGLVINSEPEYVGSDLGFKSGDVEHESLHFNPYPLMLACGIRKTGFRICANFDSSLVEIAQMERMLAQLKMACSQLTKDLSRRIDEVSCLPEAELNQIWQWNQTPPLSLDKSSKRVRADASIRQGSTYPPAVVSWVCDPRNPSLLSPIGCIGELWLEGAFSSDEAVESPAWLVAGSSTCGGRTGKLQPTGDMVRLLEDKSLVFVGRKENVMPVQGHAVDITELEAHFAKYLPQAVRAAAAVYQPSSDDSQQTSKQELLVFVEQQLPEEGDIEVILAEHQLVCNAPDMQSFKATVCTKISLSLALALKKLDKFIQDSLPSYMMPFAYIIVDKLPKEKKNVDHDLLNLLASNIPRSVLSDLRQGFKEVWSNNSAKQNLTNSESILQAAWANVLGIPSEKIDVDDNFFRLGGDSVMAMKLVSGLRVQGHVLTVADIFQHMRLGDAAKVLKVDRASANKVQPYKPFSTLNNPDINTFLSQVVRPKLADPNWTIQDVCPVTDSQALDIRGTIQSLRTSVQYTMLYFDESIDRLQLFRACKALIQNHAILRTVFIEHESNFFQVVVGELDNPEINTLRAEDIEQCATEVCTRDIESGFHLGSSFLRLLHAEDNNGKECLIIGLSHALYDGVSLPLILRDLEVLYKGEKVVDFEPFSAYMARICDKHVQETAINYWRNLLDGSSLSVLNGKSTETTDKAIFQTKSVDISRRPEEITAANLLTAAWALVLARRLQKPDVTFGSITSGRNIDLAGAENVVGPCYQFTPTRVSFESEWTAMDLLRFVQKQSAESAAYDFLGFDKISKQCTQWSSDTETQFFDSIVHHQDWDDFDTMPFAGRECKVDILNPHGDAATPVKAVTFVKDGQMHVGVVGSEKDTVFVNTALDELAAAIQELANSRSELLLDGQMF